The stretch of DNA ggttgaagaacCTAAGGCTaaactttctcaattcctcAAAATATCCCCATGTTTTCATCATAAAAATTCACCCCtaattatgtaataaacttaaataaaagacTAGAGTCATTACACATGATTTGGGATGAAAGGTCTTATTTTTATACcgtcttttctcttctttttctccctttcttttcttttcttctactgTTTGCACGTGCTCTTTTTGTTTGACTTTCAGCTTGTACAATAATGCTTCATGTCTGATGGCTTAGCCATCAGACTTtttaaagtcttttttttttcttttcctattcctttttgggcttggcccactaaattccttcttttctattttatttttaattctcattccaaatttcttttcttttttaattccttttagctaaaattaccaaataaacccttattaaaaaaaaattgggttattACAGTTTTTCCACCCTCTGtagggataacttatcccagtACTATTTTTAATCCTGACATAACTTATCCCAGGATTAGTAACCAAACAATGAATATGATAGTACTAAATTTTCATCACAGaactatttttccttattcatcgtaccaaacgacccctacaAGTGGCAATCATCTAAAGCCCTATTGAGAAATAAAGGACCGAATGTACTGAGGCGATATCAACCCCTCAAGTCAACAGATAGAAACCATATTGAGGGTTTATCTTGTTGGAGATTAAAGACACATCAACCACCCCACGcgtaaaagaaaattcagaaaCATTAAATACCGTTTAGACTTCAACATTGTTTGGACTTCCAATCTTTTGAAAGTAGGACCTCATAAGACAAAGATGGGATTCGGTCTTTACCTTTTGATAAATTGTAAGTGGAGTTGTTGTATTATAAGTTGCTTATTCCTTGTTTTCCAACAATTTTCTTTGCGACTTCCTCCCATGTAGGCATAAAGCAAAATTACGTTCCTATAAAGGAAACTTATCATCCATTCAATTGCATCAATATAATATTGCCTCACTATGAAAATATCACTCCTACATTTTTCTTTCATCACTATCCTGGGGGCACTTCTTACTGCTTCTAACTATATTACTCAAATATATGGCCAATGTTTGGCTGATCAAAAGGCCTCGTTGCTTAAACTGAAGAATGGCCTCATGTTCGATCTTCAATGATATATACTAAGAGTCCACCAAAACGGATAAGGGACGGGAGGTACCTTCCTACGACGGAAAAGCGGTAAGTAAATAAGCACATAATATTTACGTGAAAAATTCGCCTAACCAAGGGATAGAAAACCATACCCACCgagtaggatttcaacttcactaaacGAGCAATGTTTCATATTACAAGCCctttgcaacctaggaattaaactcgTAATCCCTCTCCTTACAATAACTTTATTACAAGCTAAGTCCTTAACTAACTCTAGCTAAGACTTCACTGATTCAACTAACTCTAGTTGAACCCTAACTCACCATAACTAACTCTAGTTAGGCGTTTAAACGAAAAGCTTGTAAAAAGCAAATACCTACCAAACCCTTCTTGAGAGAAGTGTAGGTTTACAATATTGAGAACAAAGACTTAAACAGCCTAGGACTTAAGACATCTTCGGCCCTAGGATGCGGTCACTGAGTTATTTAAGCTTGATCTTGAAGGCTCTAAGAAAACAGTGGCGGCTGCTTCCTTCACACAAATGAGAATTCTTTCTTTGTAAGTGCTAGGTTAAACAATGCcagcatgttatatatatagggaaccaAAAGAAgagcatgtgaggggcatgTGACCATGGATAATGACATTACAAAGGCCTTTGGCTTTTAGCAGACATGCATTGTTGTTCCATTTTGAGTCAACGTGTGTCGGAACGATCTGCGACTTTTACGGTATTGTTGTCGTACAACGCCCGAGGAATCTCATCAGGGACCTGGTCCCTTAGCGagtatgtcaatcatcaaaactatgaAATGTTTGAACTCATTATTCAACATCTTGAGAAGCTCAATCTGGCTTCTAATTTCCAAAGACGTGTTCCAATACCAACAAAAATTTATAAGATAGCAAACTTGACGTACCTGTATTTGTTAGGAGGTACATTTGACAGGCAGATTCCAATGGAATTGTCTAGATTGACACGGTTAGTGATTCTTCACCTTTCTAGCTGGGGTTAAAGCTTGAGAGCCCAGATCTGAAAGAACTGGTTAGGAACTTAGCAAATCTTAGAGAACTTTACCTTGATTTCATGAACATATCATTGAAGGGGAGTGAGTAATGCTCGACATTATCTTCATCTCTACCTAAATTGAGAGTCTTGTCAATGATACACTGTAATAAGAAGTTGCAATTTCAGTGTACGTATTCCATCAAAAATGGGAAATCTCACAAACCTAGTTTATCTAGACTTGTCATACAACAGCTTTACTGGCTCAATCCCACTCTTTCATAAGGCAAAGACACTCAATCGCATAGACATTTCTAATAATAATGGTCCACTTTCTTATGCTAAAACTCAATTAGCAGTTCCCCTTTCCCTCCCATCATTGCAATTCCTTAGTTTTCAGAACAATCATTTAAGCGGAGAAGCCCATGAATTTTCGAATGCATCCTCCTCCATTTTGGAAACACTTGATTTGAGCAATAACCATCTAAATGGATCGATCCATGTCTATCTTTAAACTTAAAAGGCTTTCCAAACTCTCACTTTCTTCCAATTCCTTCAATGGGACCATTAATCCTGAAGCGATAAAGGGACTTCCTAGGCTAACCAACCTCGACCTTTCTTACAACAACTTGAGAATAGATATACATGACAGGAATTCAACCTCATTTCCCTTTCCCCAGTTGGAAGTACTGACCTTGGTGGCTTGTCGGTTGGAAAAGTTTCCAGACCTTAGAAACCAGTCAAGGATGTTCTACTTAGACCTTTCAGTTAACAAAATCAAAGGAGAAATACCCAATTGGGTTTGGAGAGTAGGAAATAGAGTTTATCTAAATCTTTCTTGCAATCTCCTAGGGTCTCTGGAAAAACCTTACAACATGTCCACCATCCTATAACTCATTGACTTGCATTCCAATAGGATCAATGGCGATCCACCCATCCTACCTACTTCTCTGAGTTACTTTTCAATTGCCAATAATAAACTAACGGGATTAATACCCTCTTCCATATGCAACATACATCACCTTCAATATATTGACATGTCAAATAACTCCATAAACAGCAAAATACCTCCATGTCTATTTCAAAAGGCTGACAGTCTGGTAGTGTTGAATTTAGGGAGAAACAAACTAAGTGGCATCATTCCTGATACATTTCTGCAGAATTGCAATTTGAGAATTTTGGACCTCAACAGCAATATCCTAGAAGGAAGTTTCCAAAATCCCTGCAAGGATGTGCATTTCTGGAGGTCTTGGATATTGGAAATAATAAGATTAGAAATACGTTCCCATGCATGTTGAAGAAATTTTCCAATTTGTATGTCCTAGTTTTGAGGTCGAACAGGTTCCATGGGAATCTCCGGTGTCCAATAGCTAATAATGAAACCTGGTCAAAGCTTCAAATTATAGATCTTTCAGCCAACAATTTCAGCGGATCTCTACCAACACGGTATTTCTCAAGTTGTCAAGGCATGATGCTGAGCAGCAATCCAGATCAAGTTGGATCCAAGCACTTGCAAGTTCAACTCCAAGCGGTTGGCATATACTATCAAGTTAGAGTGACTTTAACTCTCAAAGGTCAGCTAATGGAGATTGAGAATATTCTTGAAGTTTTTACTGCCATTGATTTCTCTTGCAACAACTTTCAAGGAGAGATACCAAAGGTATTGGGagatctcaattcactttacCTTCTTAACTTATCACACAATGCTTTGACAGGAAGAATACCAAAGGCCCTTGGAAAGTTGAGTCAGCTTGGATCCTTAGATCTTTCAGTTAACCATTTACGTGGGAGGATTCCAGATGAGCTTGCGAGTCTCACATTTCTTTCTGTCTTGAACCTATCATTTACTCAACTTTCTGGTAGGATTCCAAGAGGCAACCAACTTCAAATGTTCTTAGAGAATTCCTTTGAAGGGAACACAGGGCTGTGTGATTTTCCGTTAAAGAAGTATAGCGACACCAAGGCGACTGGACCGTCACAATTCCCTAGCAACCATTCTGAACCTGAAACAATTGACGAGAAATATATAAGTTTGGCCTTGGGATCTTCCGTGTGTTTTGGCATAGTAACCTGGTTGCTTTTATTTAGCCCAAGATATAATGAGCTAGTCGATAGACTTCTATTCAGAATTTTCGGTCAGCATAATGTTGCTGGCAGGAATGGAAACCGAAGGAGGTAAAGGTAAGTTAAGGTTTGTTGTAGAGTACAGAAGGCCATGAAAGTTGCTGCAGTTAGAAGTTAGATCTTTTACATTATGCTTGGTAGGAAAAGTCTGCATGTGATAAGCATATGAAGGAGTCATAATACTCTGTTAGCtttgtttttcctttgttttctatATGGTGTTCTCAGAGGTTTGGGATGACAATGTGCTAAACATTATTCATCTATTAGGCAAATAAACTAGCTCTTTTACTTTATTCAACTTTTGTTAGTCAATTTCTATTAGGCAAATAAACTAGCTCTTTTACTTTATTCAACTTTTGTTAGtcaattttgaaagaacttattgGCAACCTCTTTCAGATATGAATCTATCTAATTCAGTATGGACTATTCCAAAACAACACTTAATGAAGTTATCTTATTGAAGAAATGAGGTAGAAGCAAACTAGAAAAACAATCAAGATTAACAACTCAAAATCACTAAAAATTTCTGAGATTTAATTATGATTCATTATTCAGGTAGTGTATCACGGTATCAGATTAGTACCTTAAATTCTTAGTCTACTCAGAAGAATAACCTTATATCAAGCTTGGACTAGTTCGTGCAATCAAAGTTTGTTGGTGCAAAATGATTTTTCCTATATCCCGTGGTGCATATATTAGACATAACAAACACGCTGTTGAGCTTGGGAATTAA from Lycium ferocissimum isolate CSIRO_LF1 unplaced genomic scaffold, AGI_CSIRO_Lferr_CH_V1 ctg18182, whole genome shotgun sequence encodes:
- the LOC132042823 gene encoding putative receptor like protein 25 yields the protein MFELIIQHLEKLNLASNFQRRVPIPTKIYKIANLTYLYLLGELQFENFGPQQQYPRRKFPKSLQGCAFLEVLDIGNNKIRNTFPCMLKKFSNLYVLVLRSNRFHGNLRCPIANNETWSKLQIIDLSANNFSGSLPTRYFSSCQGMMLSSNPDQVGSKHLQVQLQAVGIYYQVRVTLTLKGQLMEIENILEVFTAIDFSCNNFQGEIPKVLGDLNSLYLLNLSHNALTGRIPKALGKLSQLGSLDLSVNHLRGRIPDELASLTFLSVLNLSFTQLSGRIPRGNQLQMFLENSFEGNTGLCDFPLKKYSDTKATGPSQFPSNHSEPETIDEKYISLALGSSVCFGIVTWLLLFSPRYNELVDRLLFRIFGQHNVAGRNGNRRR